A genomic stretch from Cryomorphaceae bacterium 1068 includes:
- a CDS encoding phosphoribosyltransferase family protein: MKQKYNFGWLRDFAGLFFPKICIGCAQPLNGTEDTICIDCLIKLPRTNYHRLETNPVFNKFRGRIQIDSASAFLYFARGNSSRAFLHHLKYNGRQDIGRRLGALYAKDLLNDGYAVPDVIIPLPLHPSKRRLRGYNQCDSIAEGLQKYLGSEIGSDFVKRISNNSTQTKKGRFERWENVERIFTVTEPEKISGKHVLLIDDVVTTGSTLEACGHTILEAKPKKLSFLTLATA, encoded by the coding sequence ATGAAGCAAAAGTACAATTTTGGTTGGTTGAGAGATTTCGCCGGGTTATTCTTTCCAAAAATTTGTATCGGTTGTGCCCAACCTCTAAACGGAACAGAAGACACCATTTGTATAGATTGCCTTATCAAGCTGCCTCGCACCAATTATCACAGGCTCGAAACGAACCCTGTTTTCAATAAATTTCGTGGAAGAATTCAAATCGACTCCGCTTCAGCTTTTCTCTATTTCGCTCGAGGCAATTCATCCAGAGCATTTTTACATCATCTAAAATACAACGGAAGACAGGATATTGGGAGAAGGCTGGGTGCACTTTATGCCAAAGATCTGTTGAACGATGGTTACGCCGTTCCCGATGTCATTATTCCACTTCCGCTTCACCCCTCAAAAAGGCGCCTCAGAGGATACAATCAGTGCGACTCAATAGCAGAAGGACTCCAAAAATACTTGGGGTCCGAAATCGGCTCGGATTTTGTAAAACGCATTTCAAACAATTCCACCCAAACCAAAAAAGGACGATTTGAGAGATGGGAGAATGTAGAACGAATCTTTACAGTAACAGAACCTGAAAAAATCTCAGGAAAGCACGTTTTGCTCATTGATGATGTTGTGACCACAGGCTCGACTCTCGAAGCTTGCGGGCACACCATACTTGAAGCGAAACCAAAAAAACTGAGTTTTCTCACACTCGCCACGGCTTAA
- a CDS encoding Ig-like domain-containing protein, with protein MRIFLLFAFVLILGCAKQNSLTGGDKDITPPQVLEYNPPNLSTNFSEKRFELEFDEFIQVKSLAEQLIVSPLLSEPPEYSLKSKTLIIEWEEDLLPNTTYQFNFGSAISDLNESNVNSDLLYVFSTGDLIDSLSISGKVLAAKDNKPLAGASVLLYRGKTDSLPRTTQPDFFALTNSEGFFRLRYLPEGDFKLFVLSEEASNYIYDGPPEIIGFSPYRISSGIADSTETQLIIPAFTEQDTTQFILGTEKKDYGFYQAVFNLPTEKPEIIFKEVESGIILPALNLLNPGRDTLTSWIPLYLKKEPIEEIEVLIQDGDAIQDTSFWYPEIDPKFRQEPKLKITSNLQQKRLDRYEEIKINLSNPLDQLDTTLITILEDSVEIAPRFFKKSVSGLHFFIHLEKKPTSIYQVIMKEGAVKDLYGIYSDSTSFEFKLEEEEYYGDLTVSINDSLIQSEPNPVFEFTNEAGKVLYSEPLAGRNVLIFEKLQPGKYGLRINFDTNDNGEWDTGDYATGTQPEGRLFYPEEIEVRSNWDLEIDWTPAPIPYGVISN; from the coding sequence GTGAGAATATTCTTACTCTTCGCCTTCGTGCTCATTCTGGGCTGTGCTAAGCAAAACAGCCTTACAGGTGGAGACAAAGATATCACACCACCACAAGTACTGGAGTACAATCCCCCGAATCTCAGTACCAACTTTTCAGAAAAACGTTTTGAATTAGAGTTCGACGAGTTCATTCAAGTCAAAAGTCTCGCTGAACAATTGATCGTTTCTCCACTTTTAAGTGAGCCTCCCGAATATTCCTTGAAGAGTAAAACACTTATTATTGAATGGGAAGAGGATTTGCTTCCAAACACTACCTACCAATTCAATTTTGGCTCAGCTATTTCAGACTTAAACGAGTCAAATGTCAATTCTGATTTACTCTACGTTTTTTCGACAGGAGATTTAATTGACTCGCTTTCCATATCAGGAAAAGTGCTTGCTGCAAAAGACAATAAACCCTTGGCAGGAGCATCAGTACTGCTCTACCGTGGAAAAACGGACAGTTTACCACGAACCACCCAACCTGATTTTTTCGCCTTGACCAATTCAGAAGGCTTTTTTCGTTTGAGGTATTTGCCGGAAGGTGACTTTAAACTCTTTGTACTCTCTGAGGAAGCTTCCAACTACATTTACGACGGTCCGCCTGAAATAATCGGGTTTTCTCCATATCGCATCTCCTCGGGTATTGCCGATTCTACTGAAACGCAACTCATTATTCCTGCTTTCACAGAACAAGACACCACCCAGTTCATTTTGGGTACTGAAAAGAAGGACTATGGATTCTATCAAGCAGTCTTTAATCTTCCCACGGAGAAACCTGAAATAATATTCAAAGAAGTAGAATCGGGCATAATATTACCTGCACTCAACCTTCTTAACCCAGGCAGAGATACATTGACCTCTTGGATTCCATTGTACCTGAAGAAAGAGCCAATCGAAGAAATTGAAGTATTGATTCAAGATGGTGATGCCATTCAGGACACCTCGTTTTGGTATCCGGAGATCGACCCAAAATTCAGGCAAGAGCCAAAACTTAAGATTACTTCAAACCTCCAACAAAAGCGATTGGATCGATACGAAGAAATTAAAATCAATCTTTCAAATCCATTGGATCAGCTTGACACAACTCTGATCACTATATTGGAAGACAGCGTAGAGATAGCGCCTCGGTTCTTCAAAAAATCTGTTAGTGGCCTTCACTTTTTTATTCATTTGGAGAAAAAACCAACCTCTATCTATCAGGTGATCATGAAAGAAGGTGCTGTCAAAGATCTCTATGGGATTTACAGCGATAGCACGAGTTTTGAATTTAAACTTGAAGAAGAAGAATACTACGGAGACTTAACGGTGAGTATTAATGACAGCCTTATTCAATCAGAGCCTAACCCTGTTTTTGAATTCACCAATGAGGCAGGTAAGGTCTTGTATTCCGAACCTCTCGCTGGTCGAAATGTCCTAATATTCGAGAAGCTTCAACCCGGTAAATACGGTCTTCGCATAAACTTCGATACAAACGATAATGGCGAATGGGATACCGGAGATTACGCCACGGGTACTCAACCCGAAGGACGACTTTTTTATCCAGAAGAAATTGAGGTAAGATCGAACTGGGATCTGGAAATAGACTGGACGCCGGCGCCGATTCCTTATGGCGTTATTTCAAACTGA
- a CDS encoding methionine aminotransferase translates to MRSPVDISTKLPKVGTTIFTIMSKMAQDHGAINLSQGFPDFDVDPVLLEMVTKHMKDGRNQYAPMAGAMVLREAIAKKTKELHGATYNPDTEITVTAGATQAIYTAITALVKEEDEVIVFTPAYDCYVPPIVLNHGKPVYVQLKGPDFKVDWEDVKKVITRKTKLIIINTPHNPSGAVWDENDMKELEKLATNSDALVLSDEVYEHIVFDGKKHWSASKFPELAKRSLVVGSFGKTFHVTGWKLGYILAPENLMTEFRKVHQYLVYCVNSPMQFAIADYLQEPDRYNHIAEMYQQKRDTFLSHIKGSRFKALPSSGSYFQLLNYSAISKMGEVKFAEKLTKEHGVASIPVSVFYHQPVEQYMLRFCFAKSDETLEKAAAILKEL, encoded by the coding sequence ATGCGCTCACCCGTCGATATTTCAACCAAACTTCCTAAAGTCGGCACGACCATTTTTACCATTATGAGTAAAATGGCTCAAGACCATGGTGCCATCAATTTATCGCAGGGTTTCCCTGATTTTGATGTAGATCCTGTTTTGCTTGAAATGGTGACCAAGCATATGAAAGATGGCAGGAATCAGTATGCTCCTATGGCCGGTGCAATGGTTTTGCGAGAGGCCATTGCCAAAAAGACCAAAGAATTACACGGAGCTACCTACAATCCCGATACGGAGATTACGGTAACGGCGGGAGCGACACAGGCCATTTATACGGCCATTACGGCATTGGTAAAGGAAGAAGATGAGGTGATCGTTTTTACACCCGCTTACGACTGTTATGTGCCGCCGATCGTGTTGAATCACGGGAAACCTGTTTACGTTCAGCTCAAAGGACCTGATTTTAAGGTCGATTGGGAAGACGTCAAAAAGGTCATCACGCGGAAAACGAAACTGATCATTATCAATACTCCGCACAATCCTTCCGGTGCCGTGTGGGATGAGAATGATATGAAAGAGCTGGAAAAACTTGCCACCAATAGTGACGCTCTGGTCCTTAGTGATGAGGTATACGAGCACATCGTCTTTGACGGCAAGAAACATTGGAGTGCTTCAAAGTTTCCTGAACTAGCAAAGCGATCTTTGGTCGTAGGTAGCTTTGGAAAGACGTTTCACGTTACCGGGTGGAAGCTCGGATATATTCTGGCTCCTGAAAATTTGATGACGGAGTTTAGAAAAGTGCATCAGTACCTAGTGTATTGTGTCAATTCACCAATGCAGTTTGCTATAGCAGATTACCTCCAAGAGCCTGATCGCTACAATCATATTGCCGAAATGTATCAGCAGAAGCGCGATACGTTTTTGAGTCATATTAAGGGCTCCCGTTTTAAGGCATTGCCTTCTTCCGGTTCTTATTTTCAATTGCTGAATTACTCGGCAATCAGTAAAATGGGCGAGGTCAAATTCGCCGAGAAGCTTACCAAAGAGCATGGTGTAGCATCTATTCCCGTTTCGGTCTTTTACCATCAGCCTGTCGAGCAGTACATGTTGAGATTTTGCTTTGCCAAGTCGGATGAAACATTGGAGAAGGCCGCTGCAATTCTGAAAGAATTATGA
- a CDS encoding amidohydrolase — protein MSGSSQLKLALLQSELHWESVEENLKMVEQKMELLPDGLDIIILSEMFSTGFTMNPSKVAEANSGRAMTLLKSLSADKGYAICGSFAAKEKGSYFNRFFWIFEGNLEYTYDKRHLFRMAEEHRVYSQGVNDVRIKFKGWNIMPRVCYDLRFPVWSRSSDVDLQIYVANWPAVRVAAWDKLLLARAIENQCYVAGVNRVGQDGNGIAYSGHSVAIDPKGDVMTAAANKAEEWIFSTLDLNVLNVFREKFPVALDADQFEITP, from the coding sequence ATGAGTGGATCCTCCCAACTCAAACTTGCCTTACTTCAATCGGAGTTGCATTGGGAGTCTGTAGAGGAAAACCTGAAAATGGTGGAACAGAAAATGGAGCTCCTTCCTGATGGTTTGGATATTATCATCTTGTCCGAAATGTTTTCTACGGGATTTACCATGAATCCTTCGAAAGTTGCTGAGGCCAATAGTGGCAGAGCAATGACTCTCCTGAAAAGCCTATCAGCTGATAAAGGCTACGCCATCTGCGGAAGCTTTGCCGCAAAGGAAAAGGGGAGTTATTTCAACCGCTTTTTTTGGATTTTCGAAGGCAATCTCGAATACACTTATGATAAACGCCATCTTTTCCGCATGGCGGAAGAGCACAGAGTGTACAGCCAAGGGGTGAATGATGTAAGAATTAAATTCAAGGGCTGGAATATCATGCCTCGGGTTTGCTATGATCTACGTTTTCCGGTCTGGTCGCGCTCAAGCGATGTTGATCTACAAATTTATGTGGCCAATTGGCCTGCAGTCAGAGTAGCCGCTTGGGACAAGTTACTTTTGGCAAGAGCCATTGAGAATCAATGCTACGTAGCAGGTGTAAACAGAGTTGGACAGGACGGAAACGGTATAGCTTATAGCGGTCATTCGGTAGCTATTGACCCGAAAGGAGATGTGATGACGGCCGCTGCCAATAAGGCCGAAGAATGGATTTTCTCGACGCTGGATCTCAACGTTTTAAATGTTTTCAGGGAAAAATTCCCGGTAGCTTTGGATGCAGATCAGTTTGAAATAACGCCATAA
- a CDS encoding GAF domain-containing protein, which yields MNRNYDLALRQIEGVVSGEPDLIANLSNIAAILKELEGYFWVGFYLVRGDELVVGPFQGPVACSRIAKGKGVCGTAWSENRTIVVQNVHDFPGHIACSPLSQSEVVVPIRNQEGEVAMVLDVDSSSISDFGESDQSALEKLAEIITKIIPIQ from the coding sequence ATGAATCGCAATTACGACCTCGCTCTCCGGCAAATAGAAGGTGTCGTTTCAGGGGAACCTGACTTGATTGCCAATCTGAGCAATATTGCTGCTATTCTCAAAGAACTCGAAGGGTATTTTTGGGTTGGATTTTACCTTGTAAGAGGTGATGAGTTGGTGGTCGGGCCCTTCCAAGGACCGGTGGCATGTTCGCGAATAGCCAAAGGAAAGGGTGTGTGCGGAACTGCCTGGAGTGAAAACAGAACGATCGTCGTTCAAAACGTACATGACTTCCCTGGCCATATTGCCTGCAGCCCTTTGTCGCAGTCAGAAGTTGTCGTACCAATTCGTAATCAAGAAGGAGAAGTAGCTATGGTTTTAGATGTGGACAGCAGCTCCATAAGCGACTTCGGAGAAAGCGACCAATCGGCTTTAGAAAAACTCGCAGAGATCATCACTAAAATTATTCCCATACAGTGA